From the genome of Oryza glaberrima chromosome 1, OglaRS2, whole genome shotgun sequence:
GTGTCAAAGGTAATTTCGTTGTTGCCTCTTCTGATCCACGTTTTGATGTCCACGGTTTCACCAAGCGTGTGCTCGGTCCTGACCGGGACGCGTTGCGGACCGTCGATTCTGGTTCCAAGCTAGTCGCGACGACGTGAGCATCAGTATCTCCGCGCTGCTGCCCTTGTCAGCCATTTAGGGCCTCTTTAAATcgtaggaataaaaaaattgaggaatagaaaaaacatagaattctaacaggaatgtaagtgtaaaacagaggattgcaataCACATGAATAAttgtttgattggaccatagACCTCTTGttaagtttcctccaaaacctatatgcaacaagccattccataggaattttgtagaatttggaaaacttcaatcctttaaatcaaagagctacatagaaaaatttcctgtaggatttcaatcctatgaaattcctccATAATTTCTTTGATTCAAGGTGCCCTAACCTCCGCTGGAAAGTTGTACTCCGCTGCCCTTGTAGGTTCAAATATACAATAATAGGTTACCTTAACCAAGTGGCCTATTAGCTCAGCTGGTTAGAGCGTCGTGCTAATAACGCGAAGGTCGCAGGTTCGAGACCTGCATGggccacctttttttttttactcactCACTCAGCAGCGCCATTAATCGTGAGCAGAAACACAAACAGCCAAAAGGACGAGCCAACTACTAGACAATACAAAAGGCAACAGTCGAGCTCGATCACGAGTTGACCTCGAGGCAGTTGACACGATTACACGAGCAGAGACCATCCCCCCCGTACGTACAGTTCCACACCTGCATTCTCACGTACCAAATCCTCAACACCCTCTTCTCTCGAATTTCGAATTTCGACGATGTTTGAACGCTTCCCCATGCGTTTCTCCTCTCCTACAAGAAAAGAGCAGAGAAAACGTCCAAACCAATGGCACCGCGTATGGCAGCAGGGACGCGAGCGACGCGGTCTCAGGCTGCTCGGGCTGGTTAAACCCCGACGGCGACCTGCATCGCCTGGTCCTCCTCCCCCTCAACGTCAACGCCTTGCTCTTGCTCAGATCGAGACGGCTCAGCTGCTGAttcctgaactttttttttttcgtttttgccAGTGGCACACGTATCTCACCACATGCCACTGCATTGTTCACCCAGCAGAAAATTACTGTGCAGACTTTATAACAAGGCCAGCGACAGGTGAAGATTGGAAGCTTCTAGAACAGCCTGAGCCCAAACGCGTAGAATTCACGTCGTAAGCAGAGTGGGCGAATTTGCTAACCGTGACAGCATCTCAGGCGAAGTGACAGCCAGAGAAAAAACACACGAAAATTAATAGAAAAGCAACTCTGCACAGGGGGAAGCAGGACCGGGTCTCCTCTTTGGCCTTCAATGCTCGTGCAGCCAACCGCCGCTACTCTCCATCATTTCAGTTTTCTCTCGAGTCAACGGCGGTTTGGAAGCAGCAATCCGAGCACACCCACACGCTCCCGACTCGTTTTGATTCCAAGGATTTCTATTACGTAGTATAATCACCAAACGCTTCCTCTGAAAAAGCGGTGTGTATGTGTGCTCAGCTGAGGCGCTGAGCTCTCGGCTCGGCACACGTCTTCCGCATACTAAAATCCTATTCTTTTTGCTTGCTTGGCTCGTTGCTGTCTCCAGAAAGGAAGAGACCTTTTctgctcttgttcttcttcCACGGATCGATCGCCtcgctcgctttcgcctgttgCTTCACGTTTCGGAAGAGCTTGGGTTTGGGGGAATTCGTGTGATCGTGTTGATGAGTAGGTGAAGAATTCGGGAAGAGCTTTGAGAGTTTTGGCATCTGATCTAGGTAAGTTAGTTAATCTGTTCGTTTCTGTGGTCTTGTATGACTCGGTTCTTTGCAATTTCTGCCTAGGAGTTCTTGCTCATGTTCTTGAATTAGCCAGGTAGGAATGTAGGTTAGGGAGGAGATTAGGGGATAACCATCTTGAATTCTAGATGCAAATGAGTTTGATAAGTTCAGTAGATTCACCAATCGAACATGGACACATAGCGCTGCAAAACTGTAGAACGCAGAAGAAGCATGGGGATTAAGTTCATGGATGACAAATCTTGAAGCTATCGTCTCTTTGCAGGGCAAAcgtgggcgtgggcgcgggcgcgtcgacggcgtcgtagcatcggcgacgtcgccggtcgccggcgagcatggagAGCGAGCAGGTGAAGAGGCGGTTCGGGCGGTGCCCCTACTGCCGCGCCATGATCTACCAGGACCCCAACGCCATCATCTACTACTGCAGCAAGTGCCGCACGCCCATCCGAGGTACGCACGCACGCCGCACGATTCTTCCCGGCGCCGTCGGCCATTGCCGGCGCGGGTGTGTTCCTGAGTACCTGACGAGGTGTTCGATCGTTGGCTTGAGCAGGCAAGAACCCGGAGCCGACGGACGACGCCGAGTACGCGCTCTCCCAGCTCGAGATCCTCTCCGCCGACACCGCCTCCGTGTTCTCCGACGACCCGGACACGCTGAGCCGCACGTCCTCCGTCgcatacggcggcggcgagcagcctcCGGTGCGGACCAGCTCGGCTCCCTACGCAGCATTTGATCGGGGCAGCGTTAGGGCTGGTTCAAGAAGCGGCGAGCAATcgggggaagagagaggtggCTCGCCGATGCACAGCCGCGTCAGCGAACTCCGGCCGACGTCGCGGAGAACCAGGCGGCCGATGAGCGGCGACATGGGTGCGTTCAGGGACGATGGATCGAGCTATGGTTCGGACAACGACGTCCCGACGTCTGCCGCCGCGAGCTACCGCTGCCGGGCGTCGCCGCTGACCTCCCAGGAACTggaggcgtcgtcgtcgtcgatggggTCGTCGGGATACCAACCGTCCggcgtgtcgtcgtcgtcgatggggTCGTCGTCGGTGTACGAACCGTCCggcgcggcgaggtcgccgcTGACGGACCCGGCGTTCCAGAGGGACCTGCTGCAGGCGCTGGACAACCTCCGGAgggtcatcgccgccgtcgagcagccGTACGGCGTCGACGCGCACCTGCAACAAGCCGGAATGCCCCCGAAGAGCGCGTCCTGCAacgacgccgccaccggcggcagcggcggcggcggcggcgcgtacgCAGCAGCAGTCACGCGGCGCAACTCCCGCCTCATGCGCCGCCTCGAGTCGCAGCTCGTGCAGGCGCTGCCCAGGGACGGCCTGCGCCGGGACAggagcacctcctcctcctcgtcggcgtcgagcagcCGCCCGGGCGGCGACCGGGCCAGGGCGGCGGGGCGGAAGCACCACTGCCGCGCGGTGCTGGGCGGCACGCCGTTCGTCGTCTGCGACAAGTGCTCGGAGATACTGCAGCTGCCGGCCGCCGTGTCGGCGAACAGGGCGGCCAGGCTGGAGTGCGGCGGATGCGGGGAGACGCTGTCCATcaagctgccggcggcggcggcgagtggctcGACGGACCGGCCCAAGAAGATATTCTCCGCGCCGCAGCCCGCCGTTCGCCGGCTggatgacgacgacgcgggGGAGGAGCACGCGTCCGCGAGGAGCAACCTGAGCGGCGACCAGCGATGGCCGGCGTCGCCGGCCGAAGGGCCGCTCCACCGCATGCTCGGGTACAGCACGGTGAGCTCGGTTTTCCGGAGCCGGCGGTACGGAGAGCAACACTGAGCTGAGCATtcttttgatttgattttttttaattccctGTCCTTTTTATCAGATGGCATTGCAATTTTGATACACAATTGCATTGTAAAAATTGTAAACGATTCTTCattctttttgtgtgtgtttcagTGTGTTTGTTTGATTCATACAATTGTATGGTATTAACATGGCGATTTTTTGTGTTGGTTCAAAATGTACAGCTGTACTCTCTATCACATTTGGCGCAGATCCAGTTAACCCTATCACATTTCACCATGTACATACTATTATAGATCATCAGGAGCATATGCTTCCCAAGTTCCTAAATCACCTAAAGTACGTTCGTGTGTATATATAAGTTCTTagaaaacattttgaaacaggCTTTTTACTTTGTaatagtatttaattaatttgcttataCTTCAATGTCACACATAATAATCAGATAATCTACCATATCTATTCAGAACAATCAAGGATCGGGTTGTTGTTGTGTCATTCTCTGCCAAATGGGCCAGGAATTTGACGAAAGTGAGGCACGGGGTTGCGGTAATTTTAATTGGGCCGAAATGTGATTCGTTGGGCCCGCGCAAGCGCGCCTGCTTCTCCAAGGTCGCGGACCCGTGGCGTCTGCGTCTCGCTCTCTTGGGCGGCAATGGCCACCGAGCCTTCCACCTCCGCACcagcctcccccgccgccgtcgccggcggcgacgactcccTCGAGCCATGGAGCGCGCGGGTGCGCACCCTGACGCGCCTCGGCCGGCACAGGGAGGCCCTTGCCCTCCTCCGCCACGGcgacccctcgccgccgccgcacgccctgGCGCTCCCGGCGGCGGTGATCTCCTGCGCCAAGCTGCATCTCGCCTCGGGCGTCGCCCAGATACACGCGCTCGCGGCCAAGCGCGGCCTCCTCCCGTCCTCCGACGCCTACCTCCTCTCCGCGCTGCTCTCCTCCTactcccgcctccgcctcctcccgctcgccCGCCAGCTCCTCGACGAATTGCCCCTCGCGtccacgccgcccgccacggcgcGCACCGCGTTCAACTCCCTCATCTCCGGGTGCGCGCTCCACGGGGTCCCGGCCGGCTGCTTCTCCCTCTTCCGCCTCATGCGCGTGGCCGCCGGCGTCCGCTTCGACGCCGTCACGCTGCTGGCGCTCGTCCCCGTTGCTCCCCTGGGCATCGTGCCGCAGCTCCACGCCCTCGCGGCGCGATCGGGGCTCGCCGCGAACACTTCCGTGGCCAACTGCCTCGTGTCCGTctacgcgcgcggcggcggcggcggcgcctcccttGCCCGCCAGGTTTTCGAGGAGATGCCGCGGGCCTCCCGCGACCTCGTGTCGTGGAACGCGGTGATCTCCGCCCACGCGCAGAACGGCCTCGCCGTGGAGGCCGTCGAGCTGTACCGGCGCATGCGTGGCCCGGAAGGCGGCGGGGTGGAACCGGACGCCGTGACGCTCGTCGGCGTCCTCTCCTCCTGCGCGCACACCGGCGCGCGCCGCGTGGGCCTTGACGTCGAGCGGTACGTGCGGGATACAATCCCGGGCTTCCGCGACAACCTGCCGCTCTGCAACGCGCTCATCAACTTCCACGCGCGCTGCGGCAGCTTGGCCCAGGCGCAGGagctgttcgacgaaatgcccgAGAGGAGCGTCGTCTCGTGGACGGCGCTGATCATCGGGTACGGCATGCACGGACAGGGCGacatcgccgtcgacctctTCGAGACGATGGTGTCGGAAGCAACCGCGCCGGACAGCGTGGCCATGGTCGGCCTTCTGTCGGCGTGCAGCCACGCCGGCATGTACGACGAAGGGCGCAAGTACTTCTCAACAATGGAGCGCGATTACTGCCTCCGGCCCAAACTGGAGCACTACACCTGCATGGTGGACCTCCTCGGACGAGCCGGCCGTCTCGACGAAGCACGGGAGCTCATCGCGTCGATGCGGatggcggccgacggcgcggtCTGGGGCGCGCTGCTCGGAGCCTGCAAGATACACAAGAACGTGGAGATGGGAGAAGAGGCCTTCGAGCGCGTCGTCAGCCTCGAGCCGGCCAACGTGGGGTACTACGTGCTCATGGCGAACATCTACGCCGACGCCGGGCAGCTCGACGGCGTGGCGAAGGTGCGGGCGGCGATGAGGCGGCGCGGGCTCAGGAAGGAGCCCGGGTGTAGCTACGTCGAGCACAAGGGGAAGGTCCACCTGTTCATGGCCGACGACCACTCGCACCCGCAGGCGAGGAGGATCTACGAGCTCGTGGTCGAGCTGGAGCGGATGGTGAAGGAGAAGACGGGTGGCGATGTGGTTGAGGAGCGCGCTgagaaggcggtggcggaggcggcggccgtgccaTTGGTGGGGTTCCACAGCGAGAAGCTGGCGGTGGCGTTCGGGTTGCTGAACACGGAGGCGGGAAGTGAGATCGTGGTGATCAAGAACCTGCGGGTGTGCGGGGACTGCCACTCGTTTCTGAAGACGGTCTCGGAGTTGACAAACAGAGCGTTTCTCGTCAGGGACGCGAGCCGGTTCCATCGCTTCGAGAATGGGGCCTGCTCCTGCAGAGACTACTGGTGAAGAATTTGGTGTGCCTGGTGAAGGAAACACAAATGGGAACTCAAACTTTGGTGTGCGTGGTGAAGGAAAGACAAATGGGAATACAAGCTGGTTGAGATCTGCCGCGGAACGTGATGTTGGCTACCGGCCAACCGTTGAACAGCAAGACAGAGAAGCCGTCGAACCAGTGCCGTCCGATCTCGAGAGTGAGCAGGAAGACGTTCGGCGAACTGTCACTCAGAACCGGAGTTTAGGCTGGAAGCGCAAGCCGATGGAACAATTCCGATCGGTAgaggagacaaaaaaaaaaatcaaaacaaaggCCTGAAATTTTGCATTTTTTACATGCCCCCTGATCTAACAATGATCTCGTGCAGTCGTGTGCCGTTAGCTAAGTGTTGTCAGGTTCTTTGTGCAGGATGGACATGGGCACATGGCTGCCGATAGCATAAACATTTGATAAAGAATGACTTTAAGCTCGATAATTTAATAGCAGAGAGAACTGTAGA
Proteins encoded in this window:
- the LOC127767955 gene encoding uncharacterized protein LOC127767955; its protein translation is MESEQVKRRFGRCPYCRAMIYQDPNAIIYYCSKCRTPIRGKNPEPTDDAEYALSQLEILSADTASVFSDDPDTLSRTSSVAYGGGEQPPVRTSSAPYAAFDRGSVRAGSRSGEQSGEERGGSPMHSRVSELRPTSRRTRRPMSGDMGAFRDDGSSYGSDNDVPTSAAASYRCRASPLTSQELEASSSSMGSSGYQPSGVSSSSMGSSSVYEPSGAARSPLTDPAFQRDLLQALDNLRRVIAAVEQPYGVDAHLQQAGMPPKSASCNDAATGGSGGGGGAYAAAVTRRNSRLMRRLESQLVQALPRDGLRRDRSTSSSSSASSSRPGGDRARAAGRKHHCRAVLGGTPFVVCDKCSEILQLPAAVSANRAARLECGGCGETLSIKLPAAAASGSTDRPKKIFSAPQPAVRRLDDDDAGEEHASARSNLSGDQRWPASPAEGPLHRMLGYSTVSSVFRSRRYGEQH
- the LOC127774744 gene encoding putative pentatricopeptide repeat-containing protein At3g11460, mitochondrial, with translation MATEPSTSAPASPAAVAGGDDSLEPWSARVRTLTRLGRHREALALLRHGDPSPPPHALALPAAVISCAKLHLASGVAQIHALAAKRGLLPSSDAYLLSALLSSYSRLRLLPLARQLLDELPLASTPPATARTAFNSLISGCALHGVPAGCFSLFRLMRVAAGVRFDAVTLLALVPVAPLGIVPQLHALAARSGLAANTSVANCLVSVYARGGGGGASLARQVFEEMPRASRDLVSWNAVISAHAQNGLAVEAVELYRRMRGPEGGGVEPDAVTLVGVLSSCAHTGARRVGLDVERYVRDTIPGFRDNLPLCNALINFHARCGSLAQAQELFDEMPERSVVSWTALIIGYGMHGQGDIAVDLFETMVSEATAPDSVAMVGLLSACSHAGMYDEGRKYFSTMERDYCLRPKLEHYTCMVDLLGRAGRLDEARELIASMRMAADGAVWGALLGACKIHKNVEMGEEAFERVVSLEPANVGYYVLMANIYADAGQLDGVAKVRAAMRRRGLRKEPGCSYVEHKGKVHLFMADDHSHPQARRIYELVVELERMVKEKTGGDVVEERAEKAVAEAAAVPLVGFHSEKLAVAFGLLNTEAGSEIVVIKNLRVCGDCHSFLKTVSELTNRAFLVRDASRFHRFENGACSCRDYW